The nucleotide sequence CGAAAAAACGCAGATTGAAATTTCTCGCTTGACAGGCGATCGCCTGGCGTGACAGCGGCACGATATGCTCGGCGGTGATCTTCATACGCGCAGCAGGTATGCGCCACTCGGCGCGATCTAAGTCGAACTCGTCCCAGCGCGCGCCGCGTAGCTCGCGCGAGCGTACGAAGGTCAGCACGATCAGGTTTAGCGCCAGGCGGGTTACAGGCTGCCCGTCATACGCTTGCAGCTTGGCTAGAAACGCTGGCAGTTCAGCCCGGCCTAGCGCCGCTCTATGCGTCACCTTGCGGGTTTTGATACTACCTGCTAGATCAGCGGCGGGGTTGTAGGTCGTGCGCCCGGTCTGGATCGCGTAGCGATAGACTGAACTTATTCTCTGCAACACGCGCGACGCCACGTCTAAAGCGTTGCGCTTCTCTACCCGCCGAACCGCTTCTAAGATCATAGGCGCGGTTATGTCTTTGATCGGCTTGTCGCCGATGCGTGGAAAGACTTCCTTCTCAAGCGTGCTCAATACCCGCTGCGCATGATCCGCCGTCCAGCGGCCTTGTTTGCCGTGCCATTCTCGCGCGATGTTCTCAAACGAATGCTCAGACTGCGCTTTGGCTTGGCGCTTATGCTCGCGCTTGATCTCTGCCGGGTCTTGGCCGTTTCTTATCAGCTTGCGCGCGTCGGCTTGCTTGTCTCTGGCTTCCTTTAGGCTCACGTCGGGATACACGCCAAAAGCCAGCAGCTTGCGCTTTGCGCCGATGCTTAGTCCATACGCCAATACTTGCCGCCGGTCGGCTTGACCAGCAG is from Gammaproteobacteria bacterium and encodes:
- a CDS encoding integrase arm-type DNA-binding domain-containing protein, which encodes MAYGLSIGAKRKLLAFGVYPDVSLKEARDKQADARKLIRNGQDPAEIKREHKRQAKAQSEHSFENIAREWHGKQGRWTADHAQRVLSTLEKEVFPRIGDKPIKDITAPMILEAVRRVEKRNALDVASRVLQRISSVYRYAIQTGRTTYNPAADLAGSIKTRKVTHRAALGRAELPAFLAKLQAYDGQPVTRLALNLIVLTFVRSRELRGARWDEFDLDRAEWRIPAARMKITAEHIVPLSRQAIACQARNFNLRFFGLSAGELSSLGRKIEVAVLTLVAGSDPTNPADVSHAVRI